A single region of the Flavobacteriales bacterium genome encodes:
- a CDS encoding DUF1016 domain-containing protein codes for MSKLKNTNTEFKQVVLLIEEARNKAFHKVNQELVLLYFKVGNLVSEKVSAGAWGENTVEELASFIQDNCPGLKGFNRRGLYRMKQFYETYSSSEFVSTLATHLQKPENDVKKIMSPAVTQLQLVEIEVFKFVSPLVTQISWTHHLLILSKTKTTEEKIFYFIQCITQKLSKRELERQLNTATFERTMLSNKVVSSLTSQIPEGLFKDPYIFEFLDLPDGHSESDLEKALILNLQKFILEIGKGFTYMGNQYRLQVGNKDYFTDLLFYHRDLQCLVLFELKIQEFEPEFLGKLNFYLEALDRDVKRPFENPSIGILLCKGKDTEVVEYAMARNTSPAIIADYETKLIPKTVLANKLHQLVEQLTKDEIE; via the coding sequence ATGAGCAAACTAAAAAATACGAATACCGAATTCAAACAAGTTGTTTTATTGATTGAAGAAGCCAGAAACAAGGCTTTTCATAAAGTAAATCAGGAATTGGTATTGCTGTACTTTAAGGTGGGCAACCTAGTTTCAGAAAAAGTTTCAGCGGGTGCATGGGGCGAAAACACGGTGGAAGAACTGGCTTCATTTATTCAGGATAATTGTCCCGGACTTAAAGGCTTTAACCGTAGAGGTCTTTATAGAATGAAGCAGTTTTATGAAACCTATTCGTCTTCCGAATTTGTGTCAACGCTGGCGACACATTTACAAAAGCCTGAAAATGATGTGAAAAAAATTATGTCTCCAGCGGTGACACAATTGCAATTAGTTGAAATTGAAGTGTTTAAATTTGTGTCACCGCTGGTGACACAAATTAGCTGGACACACCATTTACTTATACTTTCTAAGACTAAAACTACCGAAGAAAAGATTTTTTATTTCATCCAATGTATAACTCAAAAGTTATCGAAAAGAGAATTGGAACGACAACTGAATACAGCAACATTCGAACGCACTATGCTCTCCAACAAGGTGGTCTCATCACTTACTTCACAAATCCCTGAAGGACTTTTCAAAGACCCCTACATATTTGAATTTCTCGACTTGCCCGATGGCCATTCAGAAAGCGATTTGGAGAAGGCTTTAATTCTTAACTTGCAAAAATTCATTCTGGAAATAGGCAAAGGATTCACCTACATGGGAAATCAGTATCGCTTGCAGGTGGGCAATAAAGACTATTTTACCGATTTGCTGTTTTACCATCGAGATTTGCAATGTTTGGTATTATTTGAATTGAAAATTCAGGAATTTGAACCCGAGTTTTTGGGTAAACTCAATTTCTATTTGGAGGCATTAGACCGTGATGTAAAACGACCTTTTGAAAACCCAAGTATTGGCATTTTACTGTGCAAGGGTAAAGATACAGAAGTAGTAGAATATGCCATGGCACGCAATACTTCGCCTGCTATTATTGCCGATTACGAAACCAAACTGATTCCGAAAACGGTGTTGGCAAACAAACTTCACCAACTGGTGGAGCAACTTACTAAAGACGAGATTGAATAA
- a CDS encoding DEAD/DEAH box helicase family protein, whose product MSSKFFTNNSERSMFDKFKGIIEHMKDLYAFHAVVGYFRSSGYFALQPYLKDLKEIKILVGINVDQMFAESQRKGLLYFGDEEKTKEEFLKWFIQDIKEAKYSEEVEKGVLQFVNDLIDGRIEVRAHNSKAIHAKFYLFLPKHHSEHSDGWVIMGSSNLTEAGLGIKKSPNYELNIALKDYDDVQFTKKEFVELWEHSTPILPADIQQFKQKTHIGQTFTPYELYIKFLIEYFGKNIDYDPDTVGDLPKTYKKLSYQIDAVNQGFQMLMEHNGFFLSDVVGLGKTVIAAMITKRFLIANGSLNTKILVVFPPALEKNWKNTFRLFGIDRHTKFITNGRLDKIVKGDDLNYWAKEDYDLILVDEAHRYRNHTSQAFGLLQRICKASRNGEGLVPGKKKKVILISATPLNNRPQDLYYQLLLFQDARRSTLSVTNLQSFFGPIIREFREIMQQDEPNIERIRELYSLIREKIISQITVRRTRRDLKSYPKYIEDLKSQGIEFPDIAAPKPKLYTFDAKLSKLFYHTIFYLTDDDKIQYYRYQAIKYLRPELREDYYEQAILVSQSLAGIMKTLMVKRLESSFTAFKASLKNLTTATGRMIEMFDKGKVLIAPDLRVNDLMEKGFSIEDLEVMILEMSAENPRNNVFRPDDFDSGFIDGLRKDHLLLQELVKEWSKVEQDPKLDAFLTTLKDELLNQQINPTGKLVVFTESTDTANYLTEKVEAFLNIKVLNVSSDNRSKIFETIQENFDANYIGEKKNDYNIIITTDVLAEGVNLHRSNVIVNYDTPWNATRLMQRIGRVNRIGSVAGVIYNYNFYPSQQGDEEIKLYKNALLKLQGFHTAFGEDAQIYTHEEMLEQFELFDEGLPDDEDKRLHYLRYIREFKDNNPKEFKRIKAFPLKARTARNNKYAQKADIHGSTVVFLKSLYKMEFYQIHDKTKVNPLTFLEAAQIFEAQTTEPSFALPKNHYEHVQAALKSFDEDFLGGTTEKVTTTDKADANTKQALKFLRDFRAITHLAIVKETCQTLQPIVESGTYTPLANELKKLSQKFFSKREITTSQVDNLLIALAKKYDAFTSEEEETKLEEIDTNIAPEIVLSETFID is encoded by the coding sequence ATGTCATCTAAATTTTTTACAAATAACAGTGAACGAAGCATGTTCGATAAATTCAAAGGAATTATTGAACACATGAAAGACTTGTATGCCTTTCATGCGGTAGTTGGTTACTTCCGTTCTTCGGGCTACTTCGCTTTACAACCATACTTAAAAGACTTAAAAGAAATCAAAATATTAGTCGGCATTAATGTTGATCAAATGTTTGCCGAATCTCAACGCAAAGGACTTTTGTATTTCGGTGACGAAGAAAAAACGAAAGAAGAATTTTTGAAATGGTTTATACAAGACATCAAAGAAGCCAAATATTCCGAAGAAGTTGAAAAAGGTGTTTTGCAATTCGTAAACGACTTGATTGACGGACGAATTGAAGTAAGAGCACACAACTCAAAAGCGATTCATGCCAAGTTCTATTTGTTTTTGCCTAAACATCACAGCGAACATTCTGATGGTTGGGTTATCATGGGTTCATCTAACCTGACAGAAGCAGGTCTTGGAATTAAGAAATCACCAAACTATGAATTGAATATAGCTTTGAAGGACTATGATGATGTTCAGTTTACCAAAAAGGAGTTTGTTGAATTATGGGAACATTCCACACCAATTCTGCCAGCGGACATTCAGCAGTTCAAACAGAAAACACACATTGGGCAGACATTTACGCCTTATGAACTTTACATCAAATTCTTAATTGAATATTTCGGCAAAAACATAGACTACGATCCTGACACGGTTGGAGATTTACCGAAAACTTATAAAAAACTCTCGTATCAGATTGATGCAGTAAACCAAGGCTTTCAAATGCTGATGGAGCACAATGGCTTTTTCCTTTCTGACGTGGTTGGTTTAGGAAAAACTGTTATTGCAGCCATGATTACCAAACGGTTTTTAATTGCCAATGGTTCTTTGAACACTAAAATATTGGTGGTTTTTCCGCCAGCATTGGAAAAGAACTGGAAAAATACATTCAGACTTTTTGGTATTGACAGACACACCAAATTCATCACCAACGGAAGATTGGACAAAATTGTAAAAGGCGATGATTTGAACTATTGGGCAAAGGAGGATTACGATTTGATTTTAGTGGACGAAGCACACCGATATAGAAATCATACTTCTCAGGCATTTGGATTGCTGCAACGAATTTGCAAAGCTTCAAGAAATGGAGAAGGGTTGGTTCCTGGCAAAAAGAAAAAAGTGATTCTGATTTCTGCTACACCGCTCAACAACAGACCACAAGATTTATATTACCAGTTGCTTTTATTTCAAGATGCAAGACGAAGCACTTTATCCGTAACCAACTTGCAAAGTTTCTTTGGGCCTATCATCCGTGAATTCAGAGAAATCATGCAACAGGACGAACCGAACATTGAACGTATCAGAGAACTGTATTCACTTATTCGTGAAAAAATCATTTCACAAATAACGGTTCGCAGAACAAGACGAGATTTAAAGAGCTATCCGAAGTATATTGAAGATTTAAAATCACAAGGGATAGAGTTCCCAGATATTGCAGCACCAAAACCAAAACTTTACACGTTTGATGCCAAGTTGAGTAAGCTCTTTTATCATACAATTTTCTATTTAACTGATGATGATAAAATCCAGTATTACCGCTATCAGGCAATCAAATATTTGAGACCTGAATTAAGAGAGGACTATTACGAACAAGCAATTTTAGTATCCCAATCCTTGGCTGGTATCATGAAAACTTTAATGGTGAAAAGATTAGAAAGCAGTTTCACTGCTTTTAAAGCATCATTAAAGAATCTGACTACTGCCACGGGCAGAATGATTGAAATGTTTGATAAGGGCAAAGTGTTGATTGCTCCCGACTTGCGTGTAAACGACCTAATGGAAAAAGGCTTTAGCATTGAAGATTTGGAAGTGATGATTCTTGAAATGAGTGCTGAAAATCCTAGAAACAATGTTTTTAGGCCTGATGATTTTGATAGTGGATTTATTGACGGCTTGCGAAAAGACCATTTGCTTTTACAAGAATTAGTAAAGGAATGGAGCAAAGTAGAGCAAGACCCAAAACTGGATGCTTTCTTAACTACCCTGAAAGACGAATTGCTGAATCAGCAAATTAACCCAACAGGAAAATTGGTTGTGTTTACGGAAAGCACCGATACGGCAAATTATTTGACAGAAAAAGTCGAAGCTTTTCTAAACATCAAAGTTCTAAATGTTTCAAGCGACAACCGAAGCAAGATATTTGAAACCATTCAAGAAAACTTTGATGCTAATTATATTGGAGAGAAAAAGAACGATTACAACATCATCATTACAACCGATGTATTGGCAGAAGGTGTAAACCTGCACCGTTCCAATGTAATTGTAAACTATGACACGCCCTGGAATGCAACTCGACTCATGCAACGTATTGGTCGTGTAAATCGAATAGGAAGTGTGGCGGGAGTGATTTATAATTACAATTTCTACCCTTCTCAACAGGGCGATGAGGAAATAAAACTTTACAAAAATGCTCTGTTAAAACTGCAGGGTTTTCACACGGCTTTTGGAGAGGATGCACAAATATACACCCACGAAGAAATGTTGGAGCAGTTTGAATTGTTCGATGAAGGATTGCCTGATGATGAAGACAAACGACTGCATTACTTACGTTACATCCGTGAGTTTAAAGACAACAACCCGAAAGAGTTTAAACGCATCAAAGCCTTTCCGTTAAAGGCAAGAACCGCCAGAAATAACAAGTATGCACAAAAGGCAGATATACACGGTTCAACAGTGGTGTTTTTGAAATCACTTTACAAAATGGAGTTTTATCAAATCCACGATAAAACCAAAGTAAATCCATTGACCTTTTTAGAAGCTGCACAAATTTTTGAAGCACAAACTACTGAACCATCTTTTGCATTGCCTAAAAATCATTACGAACATGTTCAGGCTGCTTTGAAATCATTTGACGAAGACTTTTTAGGTGGAACAACTGAAAAGGTTACAACCACGGACAAAGCCGATGCAAATACAAAACAGGCTTTAAAGTTCCTACGTGACTTCAGAGCCATAACCCACCTGGCAATTGTAAAAGAAACCTGTCAAACCTTGCAACCGATTGTTGAAAGCGGAACTTATACGCCTTTGGCAAATGAGTTGAAAAAGCTAAGTCAAAAGTTTTTCAGCAAACGAGAAATTACAACTTCACAAGTGGACAATTTGCTAATTGCTTTGGCAAAGAAATACGATGCTTTTACAAGTGAAGAAGAAGAAACAAAACTGGAAGAAATTGACACCAATATAGCACCTGAAATTGTGCTATCAGAAACGTTTATTGATTAA
- a CDS encoding Eco57I restriction-modification methylase domain-containing protein: MDKKTLQSILSKPFVLADWQNLLTEVLGVKNFWQKPEKIEFKNEEFFKKAESAYELGSFNTADDRIIGLYLVKVKPEVWLERNKVGLRELLRSVYDYDVDGAIIVFEQADKWRLSFVSEIRTFDEEGNITKKITEPKRYTYLLGKGEKIKTPVDRLFSIAGKKLYLEEIRNAFSVEALNTEFYKIVARHFYQLVGATEGKGAKAITYNRVLNLPIGNPSDNASRKVYQEFAVRLIGRTVFCWFLKVKKSDEGISLVPEHLLSSEAVKKNSNYYNSILEKLFFQTLNTPMPERRKDLPDGCEQIPFLNGGLFEPQTEDYYKPNKTTGFSDHINTLKIPDEWFNEFFENLEQYNFTIDENSVVDIEVSVDPEMLGRIFENLLAEIDPDSGETARKATGSFYTPREIVDYMATESLVLYLHNQTQIDKELLKPIFKIDSEVSFSKPDSEKILEALDRLKILDPACGSGAFPMGVLQKIVMALQKLDRNAEWWKARQINRIENALLRKQVKEKLELTTVEYARKIGVIQNTLYGVDIQPIAAEISKLRCFLTLVVDENIDESKPNRGVEPLPNLEFKFVTADALLKLPDEKDFGGLFNSFDDLEQLKQIRLDYLQSYGEHKNELKAEFKRIQNKISKQQIKSGVADVNSRAFLISSWNPFSNEKVDWFDPSWMYGVDNFDIVIGNPPYVEHKKLKHIASKLKPMYNVYTGSSDLSVYFFERAFALLCDNGSLNFISTNKFFNTGYGKALRSYLIDKSIASITNFEQVEVFKGILVSSVIYLSENKKASSDSTFEYHEFKNETGWKTNFEEKLKLRKRKYYQNVLSEAEWVFLQGNESEIKEKIEKAGVPLKDISGVEIKRGVTTGFDPAFIIDKETKDYLDADIIEPLILGRDIKKYKLDSKERFLINSHNGQKGYANRINLISEYPKVYEYLKKIDDENEQKVSKRTDIGDHWTNLRACAFLNLFELNKIVWPLTADQWGFALDTERHFLTSGAFFLVSEKYSLKTLLAILNSKVLEYYFRFIGVMTAGGAFTLKKATIELLPIAVNKYTKTFEALVDYILLAYSTKKSINEHVPNSHLIQLFEEVIDALVYELYFDEDFKKAGIDFMKYAQRDFKSIEGKDEKEAIAIIEKAYQTLREKDNEIRNNLKLMDIKLADLIMPIKTAK; this comes from the coding sequence ATGGATAAGAAGACATTACAAAGCATATTATCTAAGCCCTTTGTGCTTGCTGACTGGCAAAATTTGTTGACAGAGGTTTTAGGCGTAAAAAACTTTTGGCAAAAACCAGAAAAGATTGAGTTTAAAAACGAAGAATTTTTTAAAAAAGCAGAATCGGCGTATGAGTTGGGTAGCTTTAATACAGCAGATGACAGAATCATTGGTTTGTATTTGGTAAAAGTGAAACCCGAAGTTTGGCTCGAAAGAAACAAAGTTGGATTAAGAGAATTGCTTCGTTCCGTTTACGATTACGATGTGGATGGAGCTATAATCGTTTTTGAGCAAGCGGATAAGTGGAGATTAAGTTTTGTAAGTGAAATCAGAACTTTTGATGAAGAAGGCAACATTACCAAGAAAATAACAGAGCCCAAACGATACACCTATTTACTGGGTAAAGGCGAAAAAATAAAAACACCAGTTGACAGACTTTTCAGTATTGCAGGAAAGAAACTATATCTGGAAGAAATCCGAAATGCCTTTAGTGTTGAAGCCCTCAATACAGAATTCTATAAAATTGTTGCACGACACTTTTATCAGTTGGTTGGGGCAACCGAAGGCAAAGGAGCCAAAGCGATTACTTACAATAGAGTATTGAATTTACCTATTGGCAACCCCTCCGATAATGCTTCCAGAAAAGTTTACCAAGAATTTGCAGTAAGGCTCATTGGTAGAACGGTATTTTGTTGGTTTCTGAAAGTGAAGAAATCGGATGAAGGTATTTCGCTTGTACCAGAGCATCTTTTGAGCAGTGAAGCGGTAAAGAAAAACTCGAATTATTACAATTCCATTTTAGAAAAACTGTTTTTTCAAACCTTGAATACGCCAATGCCCGAAAGGAGGAAAGATTTACCTGATGGCTGCGAACAGATTCCTTTCTTAAATGGTGGTTTGTTTGAGCCGCAAACAGAAGACTATTACAAACCCAACAAAACAACTGGCTTTTCAGACCATATCAATACGCTTAAAATACCTGACGAATGGTTCAATGAGTTTTTTGAAAATCTCGAACAATACAATTTTACTATTGATGAAAACAGTGTAGTTGACATTGAAGTGAGTGTTGACCCTGAAATGTTGGGTAGAATCTTTGAAAATCTATTGGCTGAAATTGACCCTGACAGTGGCGAAACTGCACGTAAAGCAACTGGTAGTTTTTATACACCAAGGGAAATTGTGGACTACATGGCAACAGAAAGTTTGGTACTTTACCTGCATAACCAAACTCAAATTGACAAAGAGCTATTAAAACCCATTTTCAAAATTGATAGCGAGGTTTCTTTTTCAAAGCCCGATTCAGAAAAAATACTGGAGGCACTTGACCGATTAAAGATTCTTGACCCTGCTTGTGGTTCTGGAGCTTTCCCAATGGGTGTGCTTCAAAAAATAGTGATGGCTTTACAGAAGCTAGACCGAAATGCAGAATGGTGGAAAGCAAGGCAAATAAACCGTATTGAAAATGCTTTGCTTAGAAAGCAAGTAAAAGAAAAACTGGAACTGACAACTGTTGAGTATGCCCGAAAAATCGGTGTAATACAAAACACGCTTTATGGTGTGGACATTCAGCCCATTGCAGCCGAAATATCAAAACTGCGTTGCTTTCTGACTTTGGTTGTAGATGAAAATATCGATGAATCAAAGCCTAACAGAGGAGTTGAACCTTTGCCAAACCTTGAATTCAAGTTTGTAACAGCGGATGCTCTTCTAAAATTACCTGATGAAAAAGATTTTGGTGGTCTGTTCAATTCATTTGATGATTTAGAGCAGCTAAAGCAAATTCGTTTAGACTACTTGCAAAGCTACGGGGAGCATAAAAATGAATTAAAGGCTGAATTTAAACGAATTCAAAACAAAATTTCTAAGCAACAAATAAAATCAGGAGTTGCAGATGTTAATAGTCGAGCTTTTTTGATTAGTTCATGGAATCCATTTAGCAATGAGAAAGTGGATTGGTTTGACCCTTCATGGATGTATGGTGTAGATAATTTTGATATTGTTATTGGCAATCCACCTTATGTAGAACACAAGAAGTTAAAGCATATTGCAAGTAAATTAAAGCCGATGTATAACGTTTATACTGGTAGTTCTGATTTGAGCGTTTACTTTTTTGAAAGGGCATTTGCGTTGCTTTGCGACAACGGCTCCTTGAATTTTATAAGCACCAATAAATTTTTCAATACAGGATATGGAAAGGCTCTACGAAGCTATTTAATTGATAAGAGTATTGCTTCAATCACAAACTTTGAACAGGTTGAGGTTTTTAAAGGAATATTGGTTTCAAGCGTGATTTATCTCTCTGAAAACAAAAAAGCATCAAGTGATAGTACTTTTGAGTATCATGAATTCAAAAATGAAACAGGTTGGAAAACAAACTTTGAGGAGAAGCTAAAATTAAGAAAACGGAAATATTATCAAAACGTTCTATCAGAAGCTGAATGGGTGTTTCTTCAAGGTAACGAATCTGAAATAAAAGAAAAAATTGAAAAAGCTGGTGTGCCTTTGAAGGATATTTCAGGTGTAGAAATTAAGCGTGGGGTAACAACTGGATTTGACCCTGCGTTTATTATCGATAAAGAAACCAAAGATTATTTGGATGCAGATATTATTGAGCCCTTAATCTTAGGGAGAGACATTAAAAAATACAAATTAGATAGCAAAGAAAGATTTCTCATCAATAGCCATAATGGTCAAAAAGGATACGCAAATAGAATAAATCTTATATCAGAATATCCAAAAGTATATGAGTATCTAAAAAAAATTGATGACGAAAATGAACAAAAAGTATCAAAAAGAACCGATATTGGTGACCATTGGACAAATCTTAGAGCTTGTGCATTTTTAAATTTATTTGAATTAAATAAGATTGTATGGCCCCTTACCGCAGACCAATGGGGTTTTGCATTAGACACCGAGAGGCATTTTTTAACCAGTGGTGCTTTTTTTCTTGTTTCAGAAAAATATTCACTTAAAACTCTACTAGCAATACTAAACAGTAAAGTCTTGGAATATTATTTCCGTTTTATTGGGGTAATGACGGCTGGTGGAGCATTTACTTTAAAAAAAGCCACAATTGAACTTTTGCCAATTGCCGTAAATAAATATACAAAAACCTTTGAGGCACTAGTTGACTATATTCTTTTAGCCTATTCCACCAAGAAGTCAATAAATGAACATGTTCCAAATAGCCACCTTATTCAATTGTTTGAAGAAGTTATTGATGCATTGGTTTATGAACTTTATTTTGATGAAGATTTCAAGAAGGCAGGCATTGATTTTATGAAATATGCTCAAAGAGATTTTAAAAGCATAGAAGGCAAAGACGAAAAGGAAGCTATAGCGATAATTGAAAAAGCCTATCAGACCTTGCGGGAAAAAGACAATGAAATCCGCAACAACCTAAAGTTAATGGACATCAAGCTGGCTGATTTAATCATGCCTATTAAAACAGCCAAGTGA
- a CDS encoding ATP-binding protein: MSKMFAEIKRIVDEDISSRISQYDVIFEAITNAIHAKATAIDCILNSFDNPIKESETEIARKKVHTITVRDNGDGLHDDNYDSFCKYRTEYKKALGCKGVGRFVFLKVYNYANFTSSLVNTQEVRSFKFDFDFDTDNIKSTPSKVEQNLTEVTLNSLSESYLNHDKHVDRRIEMDLEAIREKVLLNLIPTLFFYKKKGVEITISFTDQTTSDQVFIEPKDIPDFKERKFIVKDRESKEFEFTLNHRIENVDGKLNAYYCANNRTVCEFSEKDLKLNFPYGYSGYLLLESKYLNTRVNHERNDFDIKPLRTDAFTTLSWDLINEELKKTVTDLVKEGIPETKEINKTKIKEIHEERPYLINYIDETDIEIAGFMDKKKLIDNAKKKFDNAKEKILASAGKEEYTDTELYEAIELTHNELVSYINDRVLVIERLKKLIDKKERV, encoded by the coding sequence ATGAGTAAAATGTTTGCAGAGATAAAACGAATTGTGGATGAAGACATCAGTAGTCGAATTTCACAATATGATGTGATTTTTGAGGCCATCACAAATGCTATTCATGCAAAAGCTACAGCTATTGATTGTATATTAAACTCATTCGATAATCCTATCAAGGAAAGTGAAACAGAAATCGCAAGGAAAAAGGTTCACACTATAACAGTTCGAGACAATGGCGATGGTTTGCATGATGACAACTACGATTCATTTTGCAAATACAGAACTGAATACAAAAAGGCTTTGGGTTGTAAAGGTGTTGGTCGGTTTGTATTCCTAAAGGTTTACAATTATGCCAATTTTACAAGCTCATTGGTTAACACACAAGAAGTAAGGAGTTTCAAATTTGACTTTGATTTCGATACAGACAATATTAAAAGCACCCCAAGTAAAGTAGAGCAAAATTTAACCGAAGTAACTTTAAATAGCCTTTCCGAAAGCTACTTAAACCATGATAAACACGTTGATAGAAGAATTGAAATGGATTTGGAAGCAATTAGAGAAAAGGTATTGCTTAATCTGATTCCTACGCTATTCTTTTACAAAAAGAAAGGTGTTGAAATTACAATTAGCTTCACAGACCAAACCACTTCCGACCAAGTATTTATTGAGCCAAAAGATATTCCTGACTTCAAGGAACGCAAATTCATAGTAAAAGACAGAGAAAGCAAGGAATTTGAGTTTACATTAAATCATAGAATTGAAAATGTAGATGGCAAGCTAAATGCATACTACTGTGCAAATAATAGAACTGTATGTGAGTTTTCCGAAAAAGATCTGAAACTGAATTTCCCCTATGGTTATTCAGGATATTTATTGCTTGAATCTAAGTATCTAAACACAAGAGTTAACCACGAAAGAAACGACTTTGACATAAAACCCCTACGAACGGATGCTTTCACAACACTTTCATGGGATTTAATCAACGAAGAATTAAAAAAGACCGTAACAGACTTGGTGAAAGAAGGAATTCCGGAAACAAAAGAAATAAACAAGACGAAGATTAAAGAAATACATGAAGAGCGACCATATCTAATCAACTACATTGATGAAACAGATATTGAAATTGCTGGCTTCATGGACAAGAAAAAACTGATTGACAACGCTAAGAAAAAGTTTGATAATGCTAAAGAAAAAATACTTGCATCAGCAGGGAAAGAGGAATACACCGACACAGAACTTTACGAAGCGATTGAGTTAACGCATAACGAATTGGTTTCATACATCAATGACCGTGTTTTGGTAATTGAGCGATTAAAGAAATTGATTGACAAAAAAGAAAGAGTTTAA
- a CDS encoding AAA family ATPase: MNKIKQIKLKHFKFFYGEVTIDLERQNALIFGENGSGKSSLYWALYTFLQSVFKDTPQKVQKYFQYNHDENLRNRFAPDTDDSYIKIVFEDDHKSTTDKQISNSTVNTKTGTLIRQAVQGSELINYKLLSKIHDFKNPQQIDLFPIMDKEILPFINFRENLVRHDGVVGTANAQEWWDYIKPGMQPRGKMHEPPYKTFAAAVTKFNSELQFYFDSIVESVNEYLEKFKQPFNVSFEVENCTYDAFVEGSTTQRNHKTIAPNVFIHAHFNHAHIPAHKQKITRPHTFLNEAKLTAIALSMRLAMLGQKLSGVVAVDTPKFLILDDILISLDMSNREIVLDIILQEFTDYQLIILTHDRYFFELLRHRIKKFNQTNWKYIEMYECEKDGIPQPLIQTSETYLDKAEKYFQLKEYEIAGNFLRKEAEAFCKEFLPKKWQYTVEYNLHDLNGMIKQLILFAEGAGIDKELFEDLDSHRKFVLNPTSHDSYDVPKFNSEVGNCLNTLKALRQIQNEPFLKRGEQVEFELSDGTDTYKFEIKLEDDFRLLKELGKDSVISKGMVNYWVYKNGAKTTASIQHKQDTLTKMYKGCYDSSDKTKNADFWEEIMITTTGQPLKSERKF; encoded by the coding sequence ATGAATAAGATTAAACAGATAAAACTGAAGCACTTCAAGTTCTTCTACGGTGAAGTTACCATTGACCTTGAAAGACAAAATGCTTTAATTTTCGGAGAAAACGGAAGTGGTAAAAGCAGCTTGTATTGGGCATTATACACTTTTTTGCAAAGCGTATTTAAGGACACCCCACAAAAGGTACAGAAGTATTTTCAGTACAATCATGATGAAAACTTAAGAAATCGCTTTGCTCCCGATACAGACGATAGCTACATAAAAATTGTTTTTGAAGACGACCACAAATCAACCACTGATAAGCAAATATCCAATTCAACTGTAAACACCAAAACTGGCACATTAATACGCCAAGCTGTCCAAGGCAGTGAACTCATCAATTATAAATTGCTTTCTAAAATCCATGATTTTAAAAATCCGCAACAAATTGACTTGTTCCCCATTATGGACAAAGAGATTCTTCCCTTCATAAATTTCAGAGAAAATCTTGTCAGACATGATGGAGTAGTGGGTACTGCTAATGCACAAGAATGGTGGGATTATATCAAACCCGGCATGCAACCGAGAGGAAAAATGCATGAACCACCATATAAAACTTTTGCAGCAGCAGTTACGAAATTTAATTCAGAACTTCAGTTCTATTTCGATTCTATTGTAGAATCCGTAAACGAATATTTGGAGAAATTTAAGCAACCTTTTAATGTGAGTTTTGAAGTAGAAAACTGCACTTATGATGCCTTTGTTGAAGGAAGCACAACACAGAGGAATCACAAAACCATTGCTCCCAATGTTTTTATTCATGCTCATTTCAACCACGCTCATATTCCTGCACACAAACAGAAAATCACACGACCGCATACTTTTTTGAATGAAGCGAAACTAACGGCCATTGCGTTATCTATGCGTTTAGCCATGCTAGGACAAAAACTAAGCGGTGTTGTAGCTGTCGATACGCCAAAATTTCTAATCTTAGACGATATACTAATAAGCCTCGATATGAGTAATCGGGAAATTGTACTTGATATTATTCTTCAAGAGTTTACCGATTATCAGTTAATCATTCTTACACATGACCGTTATTTCTTTGAGTTGTTGAGACATAGAATTAAGAAATTCAATCAGACCAACTGGAAGTACATTGAAATGTACGAATGTGAAAAAGACGGTATTCCGCAACCTCTCATCCAAACTTCTGAAACTTATCTTGATAAAGCTGAGAAATACTTTCAACTAAAAGAATATGAGATTGCGGGTAATTTCCTCAGAAAAGAAGCAGAAGCTTTTTGCAAAGAATTTTTACCGAAAAAGTGGCAGTACACAGTTGAGTACAATTTACATGATTTAAACGGTATGATTAAGCAACTAATACTTTTTGCAGAAGGTGCTGGAATTGACAAAGAACTTTTTGAGGACTTAGACAGCCATAGAAAGTTTGTACTGAATCCAACAAGCCATGACAGCTATGATGTACCCAAGTTCAATAGTGAAGTAGGCAACTGCTTAAACACATTAAAAGCATTAAGACAAATTCAAAATGAACCATTTCTAAAACGTGGAGAACAAGTGGAGTTTGAATTATCAGACGGAACGGACACTTACAAGTTTGAAATCAAGTTAGAAGACGACTTTAGACTTTTGAAAGAGCTCGGTAAGGACTCTGTTATCTCAAAAGGTATGGTTAATTATTGGGTTTATAAAAACGGAGCAAAGACTACGGCTTCCATTCAACACAAACAGGACACATTAACCAAAATGTATAAAGGATGCTATGACAGTTCGGACAAAACTAAAAATGCTGACTTTTGGGAGGAGATAATGATAACAACTACAGGACAACCCTTAAAGTCCGAACGTAAATTTTAA